From Vitis vinifera cultivar Pinot Noir 40024 chromosome 3, ASM3070453v1, the proteins below share one genomic window:
- the LOC100252012 gene encoding allene oxide synthase 3 yields MSSLSSSSSSSRSELPLLKIPGDYGLPFFGPIRDRFDYFYNQGQDEFFKTRMQKYHSTVFRANMPPGPFISSDSKVVVLLDAVSFPVLFDSSKVEKRNVLDGTFMPSTDLTGGYRVLAFLDPSEPKHDLLKRFSFSLLASRHRDFIPVFRSGLPDLFTTIEDDVSSKGKANFNNIADGMYFNFVFRLICGKDPSDAKIRSEGPNIFSKWLFLQLSPLMTLGLSMLPNFIEDLLLHTFPLPPFLVKSDYNKLYKAFYESASSVLDEGERMGINRDEACHNLVFLAGFSTFGGMKVLFPPLIKWVGLAGEKLHRELADEIRTVVKAEGGVTFAALDKMALTKSVVYEALRIGPPVPFQYGKAREDMVIHSHDAAFEIKKGEMIFGYQPFATKDPKVFENPEDFVAHRFMGEGEKLLKYVYWSNGRETDNPTAENKQCSGKDLVVLISKLMLVEIFLRYDTFEVESGTMVLGSAVLFKSLTKSSYT; encoded by the coding sequence ATGTCATccttgtcttcttcttcttcctcttctcgATCAGAGCTTCCGTTACTGAAAATTCCAGGCGATTATGGATTACCCTTCTTTGGTCCCATAAGGGATCGTTTCGACTACTTTTACAATCAAGGGCAGGACGAGTTCTTCAAAACCCGGATGCAGAAATATCATTCCACAGTCTTCAGAGCCAACATGCCGCCAGGCCCCTTCATCTCTTCCGACTCCAAGGTGGTTGTTCTTCTCGACGCCGTCAGCTTTCCCGTTCTTTTCGACTCTTCCAAAGTCGAGAAGAGAAACGTCCTCGACGGGACTTTCATGCCCTCCACCGACTTAACAGGCGGGTACCGTGTCCTTGCATTTCTCGACCCCTCCGAACCCAAACACGATCTTCTCAAACGCTTCTCCTTCTCTCTACTCGCATCTCGCCATCGCGACTTCATTCCCGTCTTCCGTAGCGGCTTGCCGGACCTCTTCACCACCATAGAAGACGATGTTTCCAGCAAGGGGAAAGCTAACTTCAACAACATCGCCGACGGCATGTATTTCAACTTCGTCTTTAGATTGATTTGCGGAAAAGATCCTTCCGACGCTAAAATCCGATCAGAAGGAcccaatattttctcaaaatggcTGTTCCTCCAACTTTCTCCTCTCATGACTCTTGGGTTGTCCATGTTACCAAACTTCATAGAAGATTTGCTTCTACACACATTTCCCTTACCACCATTCTTGGTAAAGTCCGATTATAATAAGCTTTATAAGGCCTTTTACGAATCGGCCTCTTCAGTATTGGATGAAGGTGAGAGAATGGGGATTAATAGAGATGAAGCTTGCCACAACCTTGTATTCCTAGCTGGTTTCAGTACGTTCGGTGGCATGAAGGTTTTGTTTCCCCCTTTGATCAAGTGGGTTGGGTTAGCAGGAGAGAAGCTACACCGCGAACTCGCTGATGAAATAAGGACCGTTGTTAAGGCTGAGGGAGGAGTGACATTTGCAGCGTTGGATAAGATGGCTTTGACTAAATCAGTGGTTTATGAGGCTCTGAGGATTGGGCCTCCGGTTCCGTTCCAGTATGGGAAGGCCAGGGAGGATATGGTGATCCACAGCCATGATGCCGCGTTTGAGATCAAGAAAGGGGAGATGATCTTTGGATATCAACCCTTTGCCACTAAGGATCCTAAGGTTTTCGAGAACCCTGAGGATTTTGTGGCCCATCGGTTTATGGGTGAGGGGGAGAAATTGCTTAAGTACGTGTACTGGTCTAATGGACGAGAGACGGATAATCCGACGGCGGAGAATAAACAGTGCTCAGGGAAGGATCTGGTGGTGCTGATCTCCAAGTTAATGCTGGTGGAGATTTTCCTTCGTTACGATACTTTCGAAGTTGAGTCTGGGACCATGGTGTTAGGATCCGCTGTGCTTTTCAAGTCGTTGACCAAGTCCAGTTACACTTGA
- the LOC100241751 gene encoding allene oxide synthase 3, with protein sequence MSSSSSSSSSSRPELPLRKIPGDYGLPFFGPIRNRFDYFYNQGQDEFFKTRMQKYHSTVFRANMPPGPFISSDSKVVVLLDTVSFPVLFDSSKVEKRNVFVGTFMPSTDLTGGYRVLPYLDPSEPKHDLLKRFSFSLLASRHRDFIPVFRSGLPDLFSTIEDDVSRKGKANFNDIADDMYFNFVFRLICGKDPSDAKIRSEGPNIFLKWLFLQLSPLLTLGLSILPNFIDDLLLHTFPFPPFLVKSDYNKLYKAFYESASSVLDEGERMGIKRDEACHNLVFLAGFNSFGGMKVFFPALIKWVGLAGEKLHRELADEIRTVIKAEGGVTFAALDKMALTKSMVYEALRIEPPVPFQYGKAREDMVIHSHDAAFEIKKGEMIFGYQPFATKDPKVFENPEEFVAHRFMGEGEKLLKYVYWSNGRETDNPTAENKQCSGKDLVVLISRLMLVEIFLRYDTFEVESGTMLLGSSLLFKSLTKTSYT encoded by the coding sequence ATGTCATcctcgtcttcttcttcttcctcttctcgACCAGAGCTTCCGTTACGGAAAATTCCAGGAGATTATGGATTACCCTTCTTTGGTCCCATAAGGAATCGTTTCGACTACTTTTACAATCAAGGGCAGGATGAGTTCTTCAAAACCCGGATGCAGAAATATCATTCCACAGTCTTCAGAGCCAACATGCCGCCAGGCCCCTTCATCTCTTCCGACTCCAAGGTGGTTGTTCTTCTCGACACCGTCAGCTTTCCCGTTCTTTTCGACTCCTCCAAAGTCGAGAAGAGAAACGTCTTCGTCGGGACTTTCATGCCCTCCACCGACTTAACAGGCGGGTACCGCGTCCTTCCATATCTCGACCCCTCCGAACCCAAACACGATCTTCTCAAACGCTTCTCCTTCTCTCTACTCGCATCTCGCCATCGCGACTTCATTCCCGTCTTCCGTAGCGGCTTGCCGGACCTCTTCTCCACCATAGAAGACGATGTTTCCAGAAAGGGGAAAGCTAACTTCAACGACATTGCCGATGACATGTATTTCAACTTCGTCTTTAGATTGATTTGCGGAAAAGATCCTTCCGACGCTAAAATCCGATCAGAAGGAcccaatattttcttaaaatggcTGTTCCTCCAACTTTCTCCTCTCTTGACTCTTGGGTTGTCCATTTTACCAAACTTCATAGATGATTTGCTTCTACACACATTTCCCTTCCCACCATTCTTGGTAAAGTCCGATTATAATAAGCTTTATAAGGCCTTTTATGAATCGGCCTCTTCAGTATTGGATGAAGGTGAAAGAATGGGGATAAAGAGAGATGAAGCTTGCCACAACCTTGTATTCCTAGCTGGTTTCAATTCGTTCGGTGGCATGAAGGTTTTTTTTCCCGCTTTGATCAAGTGGGTTGGGTTAGCAGGAGAGAAGCTACACCGCGAACTCGCTGATGAAATAAGGACCGTTATCAAGGCTGAGGGAGGAGTGACATTTGCAGCGTTGGATAAGATGGCTTTGACTAAATCAATGGTTTATGAGGCTCTGAGGATTGAGCCTCCGGTTCCGTTCCAGTATGGGAAGGCCAGGGAGGATATGGTGATCCACAGCCATGATGCCGCGTTTGAGATCAAGAAAGGGGAGATGATCTTTGGATATCAACCCTTTGCCACCAAGGATCCTAAGGTTTTCGAGAACCCTGAGGAGTTTGTGGCCCATAGGTTCATGGGTGAGGGGGAGAAATTGCTTAAGTACGTGTACTGGTCTAATGGACGAGAGACGGATAATCCGACGGCGGAGAATAAACAGTGCTCAGGGAAGGATCTGGTGGTGCTGATCTCCAGGTTAATGCTGGTGGAGATTTTCCTTCGTTACGATACTTTCGAAGTTGAGTCTGGGACCATGCTGTTAGGATCATCTCTGCTTTTCAAGTCGTTGACCAAGACCAGTTACACTTGA
- the LOC100264033 gene encoding allene oxide synthase 3-like, with protein MSSSSSSLPLNFDNSSSSSKLPLRSIPGDCGSPFFGPIKDRFDYFYNEGRDQFFRTRMQKYQSTVFRANMPPGPSMASNPNVVVLLDAISFPILFDTSRIEKRNVLDGTYMPSTAFTGGYRVCAYLDPSEPNHALLKRLFMSSLAARHHNFISVFRSCLTELFITLEDDASRKGKADFNGISDNMSFNFVFKLFCDKHPSETKLGSNGPNLVTKWLFLQLAPLITLGLSMLPNVVEDLLLHTFPLPSLFVKSDYKNLYHAFYASASSILDEAESMGIKRDEACHNLVFLAGFNAYGGMKTLFPALIKWVGLAGEKLHGQLADEIRSIVKAEGGVTFAALDKMALTKSVVYEALRIEPPVPFQYGKAKEDMVIHSHDAAFEIKKGEMIFGYQPFATKDPKVFDNPEEFVAHRFMGDGEKMLEYVYWSNGRESDDPTVENKQCPGKDLVVLLSRVMMVEFFLRYDTFNIECGTLLLGSSVTFKSLTKQPTFDHKSITHVS; from the coding sequence AtgtcctcttcttcttcctctcttcCCCTCAATTTCGACaactcatcttcatcatcaaaaCTTCCACTGCGATCCATCCCGGGTGATTGTGGCTCACCCTTCTTTGGGCCCATTAAGGATCGTTTCGACTACTTCTACAATGAAGGCCGTGACCAGTTCTTCAGAACTCGCATGCAGAAATACCAATCCACGGTCTTCAGAGCCAACATGCCACCCGGCCCTTCCATGGCTTCCAACCCTAATGTCGTTGTCCTCCTCGACGCCATCAGCTTTCCCATCCTTTTCGACACCTCCAGAATTGAAAAGAGAAATGTCCTCGACGGCACATACATGCCCTCCACCGCCTTCACCGGTGGCTACCGTGTCTGTGCATATCTCGACCCTTCCGAGCCCAACCACGCCCTTCTCAAACGCTTGTTCATGTCTTCGCTCGCAGCTCGACACCATAACTTCATTTCTGTGTTTCGTAGCTGCTTAACAGAGCTCTTCATCACCCTCGAAGACGATGCTTCCAGAAAAGGGAAAGCCGACTTCAATGGCATATCTGATAACATGTCTTTCAACTTCGTCTTCAAACTCTTCTGCGATAAGCATCCCTCCGAGACCAAACTCGGATCAAATGGACCCAATCTTGTTACAAAATGGTTGTTCCTCCAACTCGCTCCTCTCATCACACTTGGTTTGTCCATGTTACCAAACGTTGTAGAAGATTTACTTCTACACACCTTTCCCTTACCCTCATTATTCGTAAAATCCGATTATAAGAACCTTTACCATGCTTTTTACGCATCCGCGTCCTCGATATTAGATGAAGCTGAGAGCATGGGGATCAAGAGAGATGAAGCTTGCCATAACCTTGTGTTTCTTGCTGGTTTCAACGCATACGGTGGCATGAAGACCCTGTTTCCTGCTTTGATCAAGTGGGTTGGCTTAGCCGGAGAGAAATTACACGGCCAGTTGGCTGATGAGATCAGGAGCATCGTTAAGGCTGAGGGAGGAGTGACATTTGCGGCGTTGGACAAAATGGCTTTGACTAAATCGGTTGTGTATGAGGCTCTGAGGATTGAGCCTCCGGTTCCATTCCAGTACGGGAAGGCCAAGGAGGATATGGTGATCCACAGCCATGACGCTGCATTTGAGATCAAGAAAGGGGAGATGATATTCGGATATCAGCCATTTGCCACCAAGGATCCCAAGGTTTTCGACAATCCTGAGGAGTTTGTGGCCCATAGGTTCATGGGCGATGGAGAGAAAATGCTCGAGTACGTGTATTGGTCTAATGGACGCGAGTCAGATGATCCAACGGTGGAGAACAAACAGTGTCCGGGAAAGGATCTGGTGGTCCTGCTGTCCAGGGTAATGATGGTGGAGTTTTTCCTCCGTTACGACACGTTCAACATTGAGTGCGGAACCTTGCTGTTGGGATCATCAGTGACGTTCAAGTCGTTGACCAAGCAGCCTACATTTGATCACAAGTCAATTACGCACGTATCGTAG